The Nocardia sp. NBC_01503 sequence GGCCGACAATGTCCTGTTCACGACGCTCACGATGAATACCCAGGCGCTGCACCTGGACGCCGCGTTCGCGGCCACCCAGGAGCCGTTCCGCCAACGGCTGGTGAACTCCATGTTCACGCTCTCCACGCTGGTGGGTCTGTCGGTGGCGCAGCTGACCCAGGGCACCATCGTGGCCAATCTCGGCTTCTCCGAAATCGCTTTTCCCAAACCGCTTTTCCACGGCGACACGCTGTACGCCGAGACCGTCGTCACCGACCTGCGGGAATCCAAGAGTCGTCCGGGGGAGGGCATCGTGACCTTCGCGCACACCGGCCGCAATCAGCACGGGGATGTGGTGGCCACCGCCAACCGCAAGACCCTGGTGAGGAAGCAAAAGCAATGAGCTGGGAGATGCCCGGACCCGCGTGGCTGTTCTGTCCC is a genomic window containing:
- a CDS encoding MaoC family dehydratase gives rise to the protein MTEGSTPEVRRVVQRGLWFEEFELGVVYEHRPGRTITEADNVLFTTLTMNTQALHLDAAFAATQEPFRQRLVNSMFTLSTLVGLSVAQLTQGTIVANLGFSEIAFPKPLFHGDTLYAETVVTDLRESKSRPGEGIVTFAHTGRNQHGDVVATANRKTLVRKQKQ